The nucleotide window GCTACGTGACAATATGAATGTAAATATTGGTCACTGTGCTATTGTGTGCTCATAACTCATTATATAAATGTGCAAATTAAATATGTGGTTCCTAATAAATAAAGTATGGCTTGTAACTTCTACCAAGGACTTCTCACAAACAAGAATCAAAGGGAACATCCCAAGCGTGTTCAGAACCAGACCTCTGAAACAAAGTGATGAGCAGATGAAGGAGAAACAATCATACTACACAGAACTGATGTCTTTACACTCATTTAGACCTCTGGGAAACAATGTATCTAGTACATAGATCCAATATGTCTCTCTAAGATTCAATCTTTTGTGCCTATCTCCGCTGAGTAAGGAGGACCCAATAGCTTCAACACCCATTACCAATAATGAGGCTGGATCTGTATTATGGTGAAATAATAAGTGCAAATAGCACTCGTGCAAACTGTAAACTCGTGGATCTGTATTATGCTTATCCATGTAATGTCTGGATAAGCCGTGTGACTGTAAACCGTGTATAATATTTCGGCGGTGTTCCAAGAAACGCGTATTCAAAGTACGCGCCTTACGCCCTACATGTTGGAAGCCAGAAGGGCAACAAATAATATAGGCAATGAATGTGGATAAACAATTAATCCTACCCTTTACTGAATGAGTGGAACTATTAGaacttgagatatatatatagcaactgtaaatattactgtatgttcattcacatgtcttagacaggtctgcaaccctgtctttccccattgtcgcccagcatacagcgcttccactgcagcaaggtattctgggaaatgacatgcaaatgagcacacagtgccactttttgtctcaagcttgtattacacaagcaaatcctcaagccaatgcatgctgttttaaacacagctatataaatatatatatatacatacacacaggtcCAAGGCATACATGCAGCCACCTTGATAATTGAACATACAAAGCACATTTTTGGTGCTCTTATCTTTATCCTCCAATAGAGGGGGAGTGGCGAAAGGTACACTGTTATTATTCATTTGAATCATTCATGTGTGGGTGTCGGATGCACAGTGAGATAAAGGGATTTGCATGAAGTTACACAGTGTATAAGCATGTGGCTTCCAGACCATCACCTTAACCACTAAACCAGGCGTCAGCTCTGCTGCACGGGGATACCCACGGATTCTATGACATGAAGAATATGGTATACAACTGCATATTACTTTCATTCAGCTCTACTatgaaataatttaaagtgtGACATCTGTTGTTACTGAATGTTTATATGTTTATCTGAATACATGTGATTAACTAAACAAACCTTTAACACTGCCAGATACTTACATAAGGTCCTGGAAAGTAATCACTTCTCCCTTTGGCCCCTAGAAGCATAGGATATGAAAACACGATTATCATTAAATgtactgtgacatagtcccaggatattaggcagctttaTGCCCGATTTAGGTCATAAAGTGCCAAAATAGGGTAaaaggatccattccacagcttcacagttACTGAGGCTGGGGGATGGAAAGTCCAGACCAGAGTTTATAATGGGTCTAGTTCCCCCCCTTCACATATTACCGTATCTGGAAGGATTGCACAGAACctcttgggacgctgtccccatctaaCAGATAAGACTCAATGTTATTTCGCTATACATGAATGTTATGTAAAGCTGATAGCCAGCTTAGCTGGCAGcaaccagttagaaagggctggaacaatgtttagtcagtctcctgacaggagtaggcattcattttatgattttgtttcttaaagtgacggcGTGTCAGAAATATTGAGTGTCACTGATACGAGTAAACTGCTGAAGGTTTCATGGCTGAGTGCCTCCAATGTGtatttgttaaagctgcagtcccctaATGAGACGAAATaaaacaggcagaagcctgagttacgcACTATAATGCTACATGTTATCCTTGTGTTTCtctaaataaccctagaagactgtgtcgtgaagaccccagacagacgtcagcgctacaaaagaggggcgtttgtcaccgTACTTACATCTGTCATCTTGTCTTACTAACCCTGAGTTTGACTGAATACATTTCAGACGGTAATATTGTGTGCAAAACTGTTTCCTTAAATCATTATCATAATACTTTCACCTTATATTATAATAcgcagtatatattttgtatagtgATGACAATACGTCCTTTTTCAAGTACCCTGAGCCGGGTGCCACAGAGCTCACAAGAAGCAGACATTGGAATTTGAATCGGATTCATCGTCATCATCAAATGTTCTGATCTTACCGCTAAATTACACATCAACATTTTCTCCTGTCGATGTTACCAAGGCCTGCGATAATTAGTACTTTTATGTCTTCCAGTATTTGCTACATTGTGCTGTGGTTCTGAACACTTCCACCCACATCCACAAAGCTTTGTTAAGTCCGGGCTCATAAcatcatgttatcaaaatcagtaatggaCGTTCTGTTCCCTGAGGTTACCGCCAACCCCCTAAGGTAAAatacatgcaaaaacaacagccgttGGTGATCTCATTATCATAGGCTGAACGCCATGTGAAGTTAGCGCTGTCTTGCGTTAGCTTTACATAACATTCCGTCCAGCCGGTCTCATCCCAaagtggcgttactcccatccaggcacTGAATAGACAATAtggtcttacacttatccagGTTCTAACAGACCTATTTTTCAGGTTCTGGATGTAACACCGTCTTCAGCTCTGACAACAAACGACTCATTAAATCCCTGTGGTAACCATAACGAGCTCTGAGGATCTGCGCTGTTAGAGGTaacgcctcttttgcatatcattagcactaacgttcGTTACAGCAACGCAGGAGCTCGTTATCGTTGAAAGCCGCACTTAGCGCAGCATCAGTGAGCTCTGAAGATCCCCGTAAGTATGTCTCGTTAAGTAATTAATTgagctttgtgaatctgggccttagAAAATGGTTAAGTTTTACCAATACCTTTGTTTATGAGCTCTCTCATGGCATTCAGTTTTGGCGAGTTGTGCAGGTCAGAGGACTCCTTCTCTTCCCGGGTGAAGAGGAAGACATCGCTGGCCAGATTCCTAATCTTTGGCTGTTGTGTGAGGATTCTGTCCTTTGACTCCGAGCCACTGTCGTCCAGATCATCAATAACCACGAAGACATTCGCGTTCCCTGCAGGACAGAGAAGCATCAAACCCAGATTATCCTTCCCAACATGACCAGTGGAGCCGTCACACTCCCCACCAAAAAACTCTATGGCACCAAAGATGAGATAAACATGGCCAGagctttattaaatatacatACAGGAAAGTCCACCCATTCTCACCAAACAGCTCTTCATAGAGTTCATGATCCCGCCTATCATGACAAACTCCATATCACGTCGGCCGTCCACCTAGCCAGATGTTCACAAAAAACTAAAGTCATGCATGCCCTTGGACAgacatgcccatataatattataatatattctaGGACCAGCCTTGGGTCTCCTGAAATGGATATTGCAACTGAATCTGGACTTATCTGCCATTCACGTCATCGTGGCTTCGGAAATCCTATGGGGCTGactctatactgtatgtgatttaaTTAGGGAATTTTGTCTGAAAGCGGGCCGATCTGTCGCTTTGGCACATATAGAATCAGCACCTCTGTCCCTTTAATGGTGGGACAAAAGACTTGACAGGCCACAGGTTTCATCTTTCTCATTGTtatctttttgggattaattgggcAATAGGATGTAGCGATACACAATGGATCATATATTACCTCTATATAGTTGGAGGGTCAGGATAAAGATCCCTTCTCCCTGTGCCATCATCTCAAGAGACAAACTCGACAGATATTGTCCTTACCACGTACAGCTGAGAGATATTCCAGCTCTTCGTCATACAGAGAATCGGTCACGTCGGTGAGGTTCACCCTTCCTCTCTTCTTGGAGTGATACAAAATGGCGACTGTGCATTTGGAGACCTCTTCTCTGAACCTCTGCCCATTGGTGTTGGAGACGTAGAAGGGACGGACAACAATACCCGAGGATACCGAGCGCAGCCAGGAGATTAACCACTTATATTCCTCCTCTCCGGCCCTGGAGAATATTCCAATAGTCGGACTCATCTTTTCAGCCCAATGAATGGTCCCTGATATTAAAAAGAAATAGGAAACATCACTAATGGAATAACAACAATCTAAAGTATGTAGGCCACTATATCTGATATTGACTCACTGCTGTAGTTTGCTATATGCTGGAGGTTTACACTGATCTCTGTGCTACTATTCTATTTAATTTGTAGTGGAATATTTTTCTGTATATTCCAGTAAAATATGGATTATGATTTTTTTTCACTGTGAAGCTCCTGTCCTAACAAGAACCAGACCTCCCGAATGTTCCATGTTGGGGGGTTCATGTTTGGTCTCCTCTTGTTTACGATGGAgttcattatatattattaagcATTAATGTAGATCCTggcttactatatattttttaatatatttcacCACCAATTTTTGTATACATGTTTCACGTCTCTAAAGGTTCACTTATATAAAAgtttttattgtatgtatgtgatggtgatattcaatgtttgtataTGTCTATATATGTCTATCACTGATTGTGGGAGGGTCGCAATCAAAATACTATTGCAGCCGCTTACAATCGAGGTCGTGATTATACCACACCTGTGTTGATTTCCCGACACCCTATATCAGTTTGATGCTGTGCctgacggatcactctttgacaaagcgcttcggcgtgaaacgcgttagaggatccacCAGGACTCTACTGTGATGCTGTTTTACTAATACATTTTCAAATGGTCAATTGTCCAGCTCTTGCTTTACGGTGGTGCACTGGTTTTCCACATCCTGGATAttcgctctctgtgcagggagatcgcctgtaagagctgtgcagggagatgcagcttctctctgtgcagggagatcgcctgtaagagctgtgcagggagatgcagtgtctctctgtgcagggagatcgcctgtaagaactgtgcagggagatgcagctctctctgtgcagggagatcgcctgtaagatctgtgcagggagatgcagctctctgtgcagggaggtcgcctgtaagagctgtgcagggagatgctgctctctctgtgcagggagatcgcctgtaagagctgtgcagggagatgctgcgtctctctgtgcagggagattgcctgtaagagctgtgcagggagatgcagcttctctctgtgcagggagattgcctgtaagagctgtgcagggagatgcagctctctctgtgcagggagatcgcctgtaagagctgtgcagggagatgcagcttctctctgtgcagggagatcgcctgtaagagctgtgcagggagatgcagctctctctgtgcagggagatcgcctgtaagagctgtgcagggagatgcagctctctctgtgcagggagatcccctgtaagagctctgcagggagatgcagctctctctgtgcagggagatcccctgtaagagctgtgcatagagatgcagctctctctgtgcagggagatcgcctgtaagatctgtgcagggagatgcagctctctgtgcagggagatcgcctgtaagagctgtgcagggagatgctgctctctctgtgcagggagatcgcctgtaagagctgtgcagagagatgcagcttctctctgtgcagggagattgcctgtaagagctgtgcagggagatggagctctctctgtgcagggagatcacctgtaagagctgtgcagggagatgcagcttctctctgtgcagggagatcgcctgtaagagctgtgcagggagatgcagtgtctctctgtgcagggagatcgcctgtaagagctgtgcagggagatgcagcatctttctgtgcagggaggtcgcctgtaagatctgtgcagggagatgcagcgctctgtgcagggagatcgcctgtaagagctgtgcagggagatgcagctctctctgtgcagggagatgcaacttctctctgtgcagggagatcgcctataagagctgtgcagggagatgcagctctctctgtgcagggagatcccctgtaagagctgtgcagggagatgcagctctctctgtgcagggagatgcagcttctctctgtgcagggagatcgcctataagagctgtgcagggagatgctgctctctctgcagggagatcgcctataagagctgtgcagggagatgcagctctctctgtgcagggagatcgcctgtaagatctATGCAGGGAgttgcggctctctctgtgcagggagatgcagctctctctgtgcaggaagaTCGCCTGTAAGTTCTATGCAGGGAgttgcggctctctctgtgcagggagatcgcctgtgagagctgtgcagggagttgcagctctctgtgcagggagatcccctgtaagagctgtgcagggagatgcagttctctctgagcagggagatgcagctctctctgtgcagggagattgcctgtaagagctgtgcagggagatgcagctctctctgtgcagggagaccgcctgtaagagctgtgcagggagatgcagctctctctgtgcagggagatcgcctgtaagagctgtgcagggagatgcagttctctgcgcagggagatctcctgtaagagctgtgcagggagttgcGGCTCTCTCTGCGCAGGGAGATCGCCTATGAGTACCAATGGGTCTGTCGTGCGCATCAGTGTAGTTAACCAGGTCTGGATGCTTCAGACACTGGAGCCATACGAGGGAGTTATGCCAGGCCACAGAAGTAaccggtgcagggagaggggtatgATACTTCACCTGCTGTCCTCCGGTTTGGGGCCCACTCTCCTCGTtggctcctgcgtgccgccgtcgAAAGGTATCAGGAAACTGGAAAGgaaacggcgctactgcgcatgtccgaaaAAAACGCTCCCAGGATaatcttcaaaaaactttattgaacacacacggggctacaccagcatctccccctctacgcgtttcaccctttcacagagggcttcgtctcggagtggggagaggtggtgacagcctcttaaatagcctaaaagcccgcgaaagcggatTAAAAGATTTTAACCACTTCAGTCCTAAACAGTTTTTAACAAGAGTCTCGTTACAAATAAATCTTCATATATGCATTGTTCCCTTAAGACATCTCTAGGTATATTACATACCAACCCAGGGGATATTCAGATAATAAACATGCATAAAGATAAGACTGTTTGACTGCATACTGAAGGTGTATAAATGCACTTAAAATGCTAGAAACAACACTGCAAGGAAAAGACAAAACAAGACATTAACCACATTCCTCCTACATTGAACCAAACTAGTATAAATCCATTAATTAAACATATAAGGATTTCATAATCTCATAAGCCATAGTTATTCAACCCTATGCTGTTTGGCCACGGAGTGCTGGGAATGGTTTGTAAGCAAGCAAggaatgggggggatgggggggaaagggggaaaggggaggggggggagggaggggagggagaagggggaagggggagaggggagaggggagggagagggggagggaaagggatatgtggagggggggggggaggggaaagcggggtgtggggagggaagggtgtggggaaaggagggggggggggagggggggcgggaaacCAGACAGACATATAAGAC belongs to Ascaphus truei isolate aAscTru1 chromosome 11, aAscTru1.hap1, whole genome shotgun sequence and includes:
- the LOC142463609 gene encoding uncharacterized protein LOC142463609, coding for MSPTIGIFSRAGEEEYKWLISWLRSVSSGIVVRPFYVSNTNGQRFREEVSKCTVAILYHSKKRGRVNLTDVTDSLYDEELEYLSAVRGNANVFVVIDDLDDSGSESKDRILTQQPKIRNLASDVFLFTREEKESSDLHNSPKLNAMRELINKGAKGRSDYFPGPYPPGPSPSPVTPRNPRKGLYWLIPLLITCAAAWYYILNPDARGIRSMVLVIAVNLIGSSVIYYVVFSPNTSGFDSQFCSLLPVYAHRPSRQRYPTHSRSMRQGPRRLQILCVSVVTVIEVGVISGALSVSVLPSVALTILTSGTGVWIIILYLPGRPNTLSH